CCAGACCTGGCCCACGACATTGTGGGCCAGCAACGCCACTATCTCGGCGGCCCTGCAGTTCGGGCCGGCCGGCGGGCTGCTGACGGGCGCAGCCGTCACCGCCACCAGCGAATACGTCAAGGGCTATCTCAATGTCAACCTGGGGCGCAACGCCACCGTCATCGTCGAGTTGGCCGTCGGTCTGGCGGTGGGCATCGCCGCCAGTACCGCGCGGCGCGCACATGCCGAACTGCAGCGTGCCGCCCGGTTGACGGCAGCGGTCGAGGAACGTGAGCGGCTATCCCGGCAGGTGCACGACGGCGTCATACAAGTGCTGGCCCTGGTGGCCCGCCGCGGCAATGAAATAGGCGGTGCCACAGCCGAACTCGCGAAGCTGGCCGGGGAACAGGAACGCGCGCTGCGCAAGTGGGTCACCTCGACGGACATGGAGACCGATCAGCATGACGCCACGATCGACCTGAGGGCGCTGCTGCGTCGCCGGGAATCCGATCGGGTGTCGATGAGCCTGCCCGGAACTGCGGTGCCTCTGCAGATCGACGTCGCCACCGAATTGGACGCCGCGGTGGGCAATGCGCTGGACAACGTCCGCCTGCACGCCGGACCGAACGCCCACGCATTCGTGCTCCTGGAGGACCTCGGCGACGCGGTCACGGTCAGCGTCCGCGACGACGGCGTCGGGATCGCGCCCGGCCGGCTCGAGCAGGCCGCCGACCAGGGACACGTGGGTGTTTCGAAGTCGATTGTGGGACGGTTGAGCTCATTGGGCGGCAGCGCCGTACTGACCACCGGCGAGGGCGAGGGCACCGAATGGGAGTTGCAGGTGCCACGAGGTAAGGGGGCATCGTGACCGAGCAATCCGAGCCGACGGTGATGGTGGTCGACGATCACCCCATCTGGCGGGACGCCGTCGCCCGAGACCTCGCCGACGACGGGTTCCACGTGGTCGCCACGGCCGAAGGTGTCGCGGCCGCGCGCCGGCGGGCGGCCGTGGTCAAACCGGACGTGGTGGTGATGGATATGCGCCTGTCCGACGGCGACGGTGTGCAGGCGACGATGGAAGTCCTCGAGGTCTCACCCGACAGCCGGATACTGGTGCTTTCGGCATCAGACGAACGTGACGACGTGTTGGAGGCGGTCAAAGCCGGCGCGACGGGATACCTGGTCAAAAGCGCGTCGAAAGCCGAACTGGCCGACGCCGTGCGGGCCACCGCGGCCGGACGGGCGGTCTTCACTCCGAGCCTGGCCGGGCTGGTGCTGGGTGAATACCGGCGCATCGCCCAGAACCCGAGCCCGGGCCCGGCAACCCCCAGCCTCACCGAGCGTGAGACCGAGGTGTTGCGCTACGTCGCAAAGGGTATGTCCGCCAAGCAGATCGCCGAGAAGCTGTCGCTGAGCCACCGCACTGTCGAGAACCATGTGCAGGCGACGTTCCGCAAGCTGCAGGTGGCCAATCGGGTCGAGTTGACCCGCTACGCCATCGAGCACGGGCTGGACGAATGACGGACTTCGGGTAGTCCTACTCATCCATCACCCGCATCTCACCCGGCAGGGTGGACCACTATGACCCAATCCCACCAGCCGGACCGTGCTGTCCTGACGCGGCTGACCCAAGAATTCGACGCGTTGGCCCGTCAGATGTCTCGGGTATCCGGCGAGCTCAGCCAACTGGACCGACTCTTCACCGCTACCGCCGCGACCGCTGCGACTACGGCGCCGGTCACGCCACCAGGAGCGCCGGGCCAGCACGCCGCGCCACCACAGCCTGTTCCGCAGCAGCCAGTGCCGTACTGGCAGAACTACTGG
The nucleotide sequence above comes from Mycobacterium kiyosense. Encoded proteins:
- a CDS encoding ATP-binding protein gives rise to the protein MTTEGPDPTTPLWRAAQLFRLLSCLYALGFHIAVSADLRHPALGWTLFAVLIGWSVACAVAYLRGFGRRPAWVIAELVVVVLLMLSTEVVASGQWAHNNQTWPTTLWASNATISAALQFGPAGGLLTGAAVTATSEYVKGYLNVNLGRNATVIVELAVGLAVGIAASTARRAHAELQRAARLTAAVEERERLSRQVHDGVIQVLALVARRGNEIGGATAELAKLAGEQERALRKWVTSTDMETDQHDATIDLRALLRRRESDRVSMSLPGTAVPLQIDVATELDAAVGNALDNVRLHAGPNAHAFVLLEDLGDAVTVSVRDDGVGIAPGRLEQAADQGHVGVSKSIVGRLSSLGGSAVLTTGEGEGTEWELQVPRGKGAS
- a CDS encoding DNA-binding response regulator; translation: MTEQSEPTVMVVDDHPIWRDAVARDLADDGFHVVATAEGVAAARRRAAVVKPDVVVMDMRLSDGDGVQATMEVLEVSPDSRILVLSASDERDDVLEAVKAGATGYLVKSASKAELADAVRATAAGRAVFTPSLAGLVLGEYRRIAQNPSPGPATPSLTERETEVLRYVAKGMSAKQIAEKLSLSHRTVENHVQATFRKLQVANRVELTRYAIEHGLDE